Within Verrucomicrobiota bacterium, the genomic segment CGTCCTTCCGGTTGAAAACGGGATCGGCCGGCTTCTTCTCACCCTCGGGTTTTTTCAACCCCTTGAGGAAGTCGAGAGTGGCCTCGCGGTTGGCGATGAGCGAGGGGCGGATCTTCTCCGGATCGGAGATAAATTCCGCGTATTCGCTCAAGGTGGCATCTGCCAGTTCGGTGGAAAGCTCGGTGACGCGATTGCGGAGATCGGCGGTTTCGCCGGCTGCGGTCTCAAGGTCTGCGAGCGTTTGGTCCGTCTCGTTGAGACGGTTGAGAAGAGCCCCCTCGTCGGCGTCTTCGCCGAGACCGAGAAAGCTCCGTAGTCGTTTGAGGAGGTCTTCCATTTGTGGTGTGTGATTAGGTTGGTTGTGATGGCCCCGGTTCATCAGGGGCGATAGATTGGTGAGGCCGCGCCTGTTCGTCAGGGCGGCGCCGGAAAGCTTCTTCGGCCGGATGCGGTTTTTGCCCAGAGACTCAAAGCCTCCGGATGGGAACTCGGGAGAGAGCCATCGATACTCGCGGCCCTCCACGTCGGCACGACCAGATGGCGTCCAGTCGATGCGTGCCCAGAGACCGTCTTCACGGATCTCGGTTTCCTTGATCCAACCAGCGGCTCGTGTCTCTTGCGAGAGGTCGTGGCTGAGGTGGTCACGGTCGACCAGCATGTCGAGTGGCTTCGGGAGATCGCCGGCGATCGCTTCAATGGCAGAATCGTCGATCACCTGGACCCAATGCTTTCCTTTGGTGTCTCTGTTCGGGAACTCGCCCTTACTCACGAGATGATACCAGCCGTCTTCTCCGGGATTTTCGCGGTTGCGGAGGTCGGAACCGGGGCCAAAAGAGCGATTTTCCCCGGATTCGGGCGCGGAATTGAAAATTGCCGATGGCCTGCGAAACAGGACCCCGTTGCAAAATCGCTCTACCCTCTTGCAAAATCGTTTGTGGGGGGTAGTTGGTAGGTTGATACCAAATTGCCCCTCCAAAGCCTTTCTCGGGCAAAATTCGTGTCGGCTAGTCTTCTTCATTTTCCTCCGTGGTGGAATTTTCGCGTTGGATCTCGGCCGCACCGGAGACGGCGGCCGTCCCGAGCACGCCTTCAAGGACTTCCGCGATCTTCATCTTCGTGGGATCAAGGCGGTAATTTTTGAGGCTGCGATCGAGAGACTTCAGAGCCTCGTCGAGTGAGTCGGGATCGGTAGCTTTCTCGATGGCGTCGAGAAGTCCGAAGAGATCGTCGAGGTCTTCACGGTTTGCCTCTGCCATGAGATCGACGGATGTTGAGCGGAGATCCTCCTCGATGCGGGAGCGGTTGAAGATGGGGGCGCGGTTTGTCAGGGGTGCCTCCTCTTCATCGGCGTCCTCGCCGATGCTACTTTGACTGGCTACTAGCTTGTATCCGGTTTTTTCCGACAGCTCATCGGCATCCATCCGGAGGCCTGCTTGGTGAGCGTCTTTTGCTCGGGTAAAGTGATCGTTGATGTCTTCCTCGTCACGAGCGGCCAGCTCGAAGTAGACGAGGCGATCCTCGTCCGGGAACTCACCGGCAAGAAACGGTTTGTCGAAATGCACCTGCAGGCACTCTGAAATGTCCATGGCGATCTCCTCAGCGATGGCCTGGAAGGTGTCTGCATGTTCCTCGCTGGCGCCTTCGCCGATACCGGTTGGCTTGGAGAGCTGGGTGAGCAAACCACCCGTGCCGGCTAGGACGATCTCTTCATCCTGGTAACGGGCATGAGACTCGAAGGGATTCGTTCCGCGGGTGTTGGCGTCGGCCGTCTTGACGTCTGCGCCGTAGGGAAGGACACCGCGGGAATCTCCCATGACCGCCTTGGCGATCGGCAGGTATTTCTCCCACTCATCCCCGGAGGCTTCCTGTGGCATGACCAGGAAGATCCACGGGATGCCATAGGTTTCAATAAAGCCGTCCCAATCCTTTTTCGACAGGTTCTTGCGGATGTAGGCAAACAGGGCGACCTCGTCGATGGGGTCTTCAATTTCGCGGTAGACGAAGTTACCGAGGTTTACCTGTTCGCCTTTCTGAATGCCCGCTCTTGCGTCCAGGTTAATGCGCCATTCCCCATAGTCACCATCGGGCCGCACCCAATGCCATTGGGGAACGTGCTCAAGGC encodes:
- a CDS encoding phage protease gives rise to the protein MKKTSRHEFCPRKALEGQFGINLPTTPHKRFCKRVERFCNGVLFRRPSAIFNSAPESGENRSFGPGSDLRNRENPGEDGWYHLVSKGEFPNRDTKGKHWVQVIDDSAIEAIAGDLPKPLDMLVDRDHLSHDLSQETRAAGWIKETEIREDGLWARIDWTPSGRADVEGREYRWLSPEFPSGGFESLGKNRIRPKKLSGAALTNRRGLTNLSPLMNRGHHNQPNHTPQMEDLLKRLRSFLGLGEDADEGALLNRLNETDQTLADLETAAGETADLRNRVTELSTELADATLSEYAEFISDPEKIRPSLIANREATLDFLKGLKKPEGEKKPADPVFNRKDAKAPDGPAEKLEKDAKTEEARAQRISNRAQTIMREERVGFHVAWGRAEAEEPAVES
- a CDS encoding DUF935 family protein, coding for MNPLTLQLVNRIREEHNPLRGLTIRKAVSLLERSQSGDYADLQWLYKFIEKRDSTLRAVKRRVLSSIKKLDWNIKVIDEIPQGKEKIAEEQKEKLRMAYERIENIRAVFGKLALAEFRGYSFLEKHWTKEEGKWHVHRLEHVPQWHWVRPDGDYGEWRINLDARAGIQKGEQVNLGNFVYREIEDPIDEVALFAYIRKNLSKKDWDGFIETYGIPWIFLVMPQEASGDEWEKYLPIAKAVMGDSRGVLPYGADVKTADANTRGTNPFESHARYQDEEIVLAGTGGLLTQLSKPTGIGEGASEEHADTFQAIAEEIAMDISECLQVHFDKPFLAGEFPDEDRLVYFELAARDEEDINDHFTRAKDAHQAGLRMDADELSEKTGYKLVASQSSIGEDADEEEAPLTNRAPIFNRSRIEEDLRSTSVDLMAEANREDLDDLFGLLDAIEKATDPDSLDEALKSLDRSLKNYRLDPTKMKIAEVLEGVLGTAAVSGAAEIQRENSTTEENEED